Genomic window (Accipiter gentilis chromosome 7, bAccGen1.1, whole genome shotgun sequence):
AGTGAAGAAATTAGCTGGTATGCAAAAAAATTACATGGCTGTGTTGCTGGGCTGAGCTGCCTGGGATCTATCCCCTGCTTGCACAAAGCAGCTGAGGTCGCAGGAGGGGACGATGCATCTGATGGTTGCGGGAGAGAGGCCAGGCAGTGTTTGAAACAGTCCTTGTGGCTTGGAGCTGTGATGGGGCATTTGCTGTTTTGGGGGTATAGCCCCACCACAGCTGCATCCAAGTGCAAGGCACAGTGTGAGGCTTGCAGCTGCCCCAGAGGGTTTGTGGACAGTTTCTGTCTCCCTGGTCAGTTCTGGCCAGTGATGCTGGCTGCGTTGGCAAGGGTGAGAGATGGTGCCTCTCCTGGCTGCCAGGTAGGCAGCAAAGGTGGTGAGCTGAATCCCACCAGCAGCAGGGTGCTTGGCACACAGGAGAGTGGCCAAATGGGCAGGCAGACCCTTGTCTGGTTGCATGCAGCCCCTGCCTGATGCCCAGACTTTTGTGCTTGCAAAGCAGCGGCCAGCAGCAGCCTGTGAGACAGATGTGAGCTGTTAGAGCTGATCTCTGAAGGGAGAGAGGCAGGACTGGGAATAACCAccctggaagggaaaaaagcacCGGAGACAGAGATTAGGAAGAGAGGAGCATAGAGGCAAACCTGCGTTGACAGTGTCAGGCACCCCAAGctggggtttctttcttttttctcctttttttttattcctgccttttctttgttCCAGGCCTGAAAAGTaacaccaccccccaaaaaaaaaccaccaaaacaaaaaaacccaaaccaaaaggtTGGTGTGATGGCTGCAGCCTGCAGAATGATGTGCACACTTGGTGCGTGTACTTTCCACTCCTCATGCAGTGGAGATGAAGTGGACTCCCCTCCTGTGCAGTGGAAGGTCTCAGCATGCCTGTGCTAGGGCAGTGCTAAACCTGCCCAGTTTAGGCCTAGTTTTGAAGGCATGTGGGTAAAAGGAAGTCAAgtggatgtctttttttttttttaattattttctttattttcagggaTTCCCATCAGGTGGGGAGAAACCAAGGCAGGGAGGCAATAGGCAATGCTCTGCATGGGCACAGCTTTCCTTATGTGCGTTCTTGGCTGGCTGACTCAGGGTTTCCTGAGAACCTGTTTCATTCATCATGCTTTCCTGCTGCTGGCCGGAGTGAGGAACGTGGTGTTGCTTCCCTGGAGATTGTTTGCCAAGGGTGTGCTCAAATGCTTGCATTTGTCTTCAGGTGGTTTGGAGCAAGCCAGCCGCAGCTCCACTCATCTGGGCACAGTGAGCAAGGGGCTCTTGTTGCCATCCCTGTGACTGCAGAGGacagttttctctttctggagcGGGCAAGGAGTGTAGCAGGATTAGGGGCTGCCCACTTGTAACCACAGGTCTGTGTTTCCATCTCTGTCACCTTTCCAGACCCTGTGTGACCTGGCCGGGGTGGTGCTGGCAGTGGCTGTGCAACTTCCTTGGATGTTCTGCTGTCTGTCCCAGCCATGTTGTAAATAGATATTaatcatatatataaatatatatataattttttacatgttcatctctcctctcttttagagtgctatgttttgtgtttttttgttgttgttttttttttttttaaaaaaagaggaaatagtGAAGAATTCAAAGGGGTGTTGCAGCTTGGGGGCTGCCCCTGTGCTGAGAGGGGCAAGAGGGAGGGGACAGCTGTCAAACCACACCTTTCCCTGGTTTTTTGAAATGCCAGGTGTGCTTGCGCAGGAAGGGGAAGTGATTGTCAGGACACAGGATGAGAACTAGGAAGAGCAATTTACAAGGGTAGTAGCCATGGAGCAGGGTTATTTGCATTCTGCCCccagagccaggcaggcagcaacAGTGTGATGATGCTgtctgccctgctgcctgccttgtACAGGAAGGGGTGCATTGGGAACTGCCCTGGCATTCGCATTCTCATCCTCTGCTGCTTGTAAAATATTACCGTAAGAATGAGGCTGGCAGTGGTAGGAGGCTTGATGCCCCCAGGGCTGTTGGGGTGAGCCAGGAGGAAGATGTTTAGCACCAACTATCGGGGTGTCTGAGGGACTTGTGCGGCTGGAGCAAGGCCGTCAAAGTGCAGCTGTGGAGTGGGATGGGGCACAGAGGGATGGCTTGGGCTCACTGAGCCCATGCAGGGTTTCATTGAGGCAGGGAAGGCAGGTGTGGCCATGCTCTTGTACCCCAGGGATGGGCACTGGGTGGGAGAGGGCATATGGGAGAGACCCCAAAAGCCTCAGGAAAATTGCTCAAAGCCCCTGCTCAAAGCCCTCCTTCAGGGCTCATTTCAGCTACTGCTCCCCCACCCTGGATATGTGAGCAGTGTGGTACCCTTCTCTGCGGGCTGTGGAGTGTCTGTGGGGCTGTCCCCCAGCAATGGAGCCATGGGGTGTACATGGGTTCATCCCCAGCTATAGGGTATATGGAGAGCTGATCCCCAGCAATGGGGCAGGGGGCCAACCCCTcgcagtggggctgtggggtgttTGTAGGGCTGTCCCCTGGTGATGGGgtctgtggggtgtgtgtggtcTGAACCCCAGCTATGGGGGTGTGTGCTGGGCCatgggttctccatgggctgtCCCCCAGGGATGGGGCCATGTGGTACACGTAGGGCTCTGGGGTGTGTATGGtggtcatggtttaacccctgTGTGTTGGGTGGGTGTAGGGTGTATGGGGGACATCACCCAGTGATGGGGCCATGGGGTTTATCAGATGTGTGTGGGCTGGGGTTGGGGGTGCATGGGGTCCATCCCATTGCACAGCCACAGGGGCTAAGTGGGGCCAGCAGCCACCTTAGCTCACAGCTGAGAGACTCGGGGTGAGCACAGGAGAAGGTGGTTTCTATCCTCCTGCCTTCAAACTGAatcctgccccccgcccccgccccggctgtggggcaggggctcccagtgccctccccagGGGTCAGGGCTGCCTCACAGTGACATCCTCCCACTGTGGCTCCCTCCGTCCCCACTGGCAGCCATCCTGGAGGCTTTAACTCCAGGATTTTCAGCCTTGACATCACACCTTTCCTTTCTAGAGTTTAACAGCCCAGCTGATGGTGTCACCGGGGTGGGCCACTGTTCAAATGAACCCATTGACCCTCCCTGGGGCTGCCTGAAGCCTCTGCGCTGCATCTTCCCCCCTGGCCCAGTTGGCCATTTTGCAGGCCCTCAAGCCCACATCACAGTGGGGGCCAGGGCCGGGTGTTTGCACAGGGACATGCTGTTCCAGCTTGGTGCCAAGTATGTGCTGGTGTTTGTGCTTTAAAGCTTGGCGCTGCTGAGGAAGTATGTGCTGGGCGCTGCCCCAAGCTGCCGGATCAAGCCGAGCTCGCCTCTGTTATTGCTACTGGTGCCAGGAATTTGCTTCCCAACAAGGACGCATTCCTTGGGGCCACAGGAAGGATTTTGAGGGGGCTGGGTTTCATCTTGCTGGACCCCAGTGCAACCCAGTCGCACTCTTGCCCTGGTTTGTGGGGGTGGCAGCTGGGAAAGGAGCTGGCAAGGGGGTAAAGGGGCACCCAGAGTTGATGCATGTCCCTGTTTCTTGTAAGATGTGGGGCAAGAGCACTTCGGGGTACTTGGGATAGGGCTGTGCCCTGTGTTCACTGCAGCTTCCTCTGCTGTGCCCACCGGTGCATGGTGACGCTCAGGATGGTGACAGAGGTTTGGgtttgctgcagtttctgtccccAAAAACACTGACCAGAGCAGGGCTTCTTCATGGTGGCAGCTCCCCATGTCCTCACTGCCTCCCTGGAGTGGTAAGACCCATTTGAGAAGATGTGCTGGTGTTCTCTCCTCACATCTGGGgttctctgtcttgctcttgccacATCTCACTTCAGTGACGCTGCAGCGCCTCACATCAGCTGGGTGACTTGGGGCTGACTTCACCTTTGCAGGTGGTGGCCAGGGCTCTGCTACCATGAGGTATTTTGGTGGTCTTTGGATGGCACAGTGGTGCAGAGAGGTCCTAGCACAAATCCCTAGTGTTCCTGGCCTGGCCACCTGTGTGCCATCTGCCATCAGGACCTGCAAGGATACCCTTTCCCGCCTTCAGAGAGGGTAACTGGGGGTGTGATTTCTGGGGACCCCAAACCCCAATTTCCAGTGTCTTGGGTCTGATTAGGCACAAAATGTGCCTAACTGCACTGGTGCTTGGCTCCACAGGTGGAAATCCCCCACGTGTGAGCTCTGCAGGACAGCAGCTGTTCCTGTACCTGGGCCTCTCTCTCCATCCCAGCCTTTCTGAGAGGTGGGGATAGAGTGGAGCGCAGTCCCTGGGATACAGCCCTGGCAAAGGGGCGCTTGGGAGACCTCCTTTTGTTCCTCACCACCCCAGAGCAAAGCTGTGGCATTTGCCTTTCCAGGGAGTGTCTGATCCACCTGCATCGGCACAGGTCCCTGTGGCTTCTTCCCCAACCAAGTTTTGCCCAAACCGGGGCATATTTTGAGAGCATCACACTCAGTCCCAGGTTGGTGAAGGAGGGACCTGTGGCCAGGGAAGACTGGAATGGAGAGCCAGTGCCCCAACAATGCTGAGACTGGCCAAAGTGCCCACGGGGTGTCCCAGGCAATAGATGATGGCAGAGCAGGTCTGGCCTCCCCAGGGCACCCACCAGCCCTTTCACAACCTAACTTGTGCTGGATCCTGCTGGCAGCCCCAAGGGCATGGGGTGATGCCCTGCTTTGTGACCCCACAGCCCTCAGAGCTGGCAGATGCAAGGAGGTTTCGAGTAACAGGAGAGAAGTGAAGCAACCCACCCATGACTGGAAGAAATGGGGCAGTTCCCCATGAACGTCCAGCTAAGCAAGCCAAAGTCAGAGAGGGCTTTAACCAGACAGAGCCAGTTAAAATGCTGAGCAGGTGGGAAGTGacatagaatcatataatagtttgggttggaagggaactttaaagGTGATCTAATCCAACCCttcctgcaacgagcagggacatcttcaactagatcaggttgttcagagcCCTGTCTAGcccgaccttgaatgtttccagggttggggcatatacaacctctctgggcaacctgtgccagtgttttaccaccctcagcgtaaaatatttcttccttacatctaatctaaatctgccctcttttagtttaaaaccattaccctttctCCTATTGCAACAAGCCCTActaaagtctgtccccatctttcttacaagcccacTTTAAGTACCGAAAGGCCACAACaaggtccccctggagccttctccaggctcaacaaccccaactctctaagcctgtcctcacaggagaggtgttccagtcctctgagcatttttgtggcctcctctgaacctgctccaacaggtccatgtctttcctgtgctgaggccCCCAGAGCTGGATTCGGTactccgggggtgggggggcctcACCAGAGCACATCACACTCCCCACTTCCAAGCAGTGCTTTCAGTGTACACCAGCAAGGGTGTCCTGGCTCCCGCCATGTGCCAGGGCTTCAGTTTTCCTGGCAGCATGCTCACAGCCTTGCCAGGGGATGCTTTGTGTtgcaaaaaccagaaagaaaacaggggTTGAGGCATGGGAGGGACATGCAGCCCCTTGGAAAATGGTGCAGGCTGCACGGACTGTGTGCCCTGtgatgggggggggacacggcagAGCCTGGTGGtactggggtggtggtggtggggggggtacCAGCACAGAGGTACCCTGCCCTGCTAAGAGGCTGTTGCACGGCACCAAAGAAGGGCCGGGAGCCCACAGCAGGGCCCGGCAGCACCGGGGgcgagggggaagggaagggtacCCGGTGTGGGGCCTGGcaggtccggggggggggggggggggcagggcgtCGGTGCCGTGGGGCCACAGCAAGGCCCAGATGAGGcccggcgaggggggggggggggggacacgcctATCCGCGGAGGCGGCGACTCTTTCGCCCCCTTTCACCCCAAAAAGCCACGGCCAGGCGAGGCGTGGCCCCCACTCCCATGGTGGCGTTCTctcggcgggggcgggccggaAGCGGAGCCGGAAACGCCGGCGGGGCCTCGCCCCGCCTCCGCCGCGCCCCACGCTCTCGTCACCGCCGCCATATAAGCGGCAGCGACGCTCACGCCCGCGCAGCTCTCTGTCGGTGCGCACCGGGCGCCATGTTCGCCGTGAAGCGGAACGCCGTCATCGGCTTCAACCTCTActgcggcggcggcccggccctgGCGCCCGCCTCGCCGGGagggcggccggccccgccgccgccgcccgccgccgccgctgaggTACCCGGGACCCTGATTGGCTCCGTGGGGGCCTGGGCCGCCGCCGGTCGCCCCGAGCACCCCCGCGCGCTGGTTGGCTGCGGCGCGGCCCCCCGCGCGGCGCTGCcccccgcggcgcggccgggcgcgCTGTGGAGCCCCGAGGAGGAGCTGGACGGCTGCGAGCCGGAGGCCGAGCGCGGCCCGGCGGGGGACTCGCTGCCCGGCACGCCGCCCGGGCCGCCGGAGCCGCCCGATGGGCTGCGGCAGGACTCGCTGGAGCTCATCAGCCGCTACctgcgggaggcggcgggcgagGCCGAGCCCGCCGTGAAGAAGCTTTTCCCGGGGCTGCTgggcgggcccggccggcccGGCGGATCGGGCGATGCCGTGATGGAGAAGGCGCTGGAGACGCTGCGGAGGGTGGGCGACGGCGTCATGCAGAAACACGAGCTGGCCTTCCAGGGTGTGTGGCGGCCGGCTCCTCCCTAGCGGAGGGTGGGGAACGGGCGGCGTGTGGGGTGGGGGCGCCTCAGGCCCTGCTGTGGGCCTGCCTGGGTAGGGGTGCTTGAGGCCTCGGGGATGCCTGGGGCCCGCTTCCCCTCCTTTGGAGGCGAGTTACGGACCCCGGTCCTGTCCCTTCCCAgcgtggggtcctgggggggtttTGGGGCTTGCCCCTCGAAGAGGGGAGTGTAGGGATGTGGGTCCCTAGGAGATCCTGCCCCCACGTGTGCTCCCTCTGCCGTGTGTGTGGGCCCTCAAGGTAGGtgggctgcaggctgctgcaTGGTAGGGGCTGGGAGAGGCCTAGGCCGGAGCTGGCCCTTGGGGCTGGAGCAAGGCCTCTGCGCCAACCCATCCCCCCAGCAaggggagcgggggcggggagggcatGCCTGAGCTCTTGGCCGGGTCATTTACGGGATGGGCTGTGGCCCTGGTTTCGAGTGAGTTAGGCCAGCTGAGAAGTGattaaaaatgaaactgaactTTGTTCGATGGGAGGTGGAAGAACTGCTGGTAACGTGTGCAGAGGAGATAATCTAGTTACAGATTAGCCCCAGTGCCTCCTTGCGCCCTGCTTTGCTCAGCATGACTATATGCAAATAATCCCAAGTGTCTAAAGATTAATTAGCTTGTGAGTTTAAACTTATGATGCCCCTGGCTCGGGTGGAAGGGAGTTTTGGGGGGAGAAATTCTCCTGGACAATGTGTTCAGGTTATAGCTATTCTAATGTATTTTGCCTACTTCTTATGAGTCCTAGAATAGCCATAGAAACTTGAACCCCAGTGCCTGAGCTTGGATAAGTAGGTGTTGTCACTGCAGAGTATCCTGGGAATGGACTGGAAGTGAGAACTTACCATTTTTACCTGGTTTTGTGTAACTCGGAAATGAGCTGGTTTGGGGCTAGCCTGAGTCGTCGGGGTGGTGGGACTGAGCTCCTGGCCTCAGGGCTCATGGTGGGACTGCTTTTGGCATGCCACACCACACCATATCTGATCCCAGATCAGAACAGTGCCTGGCGCAGAAGGGTAGTGTCTGCGTCTTCTCCTGAGATGGCGAGTGGTGAAATGCCTCCTTTCTTGCAGGAGGATGTTCCAGttttgagtggttttttttttgtttgtttggggtttttttaatgcaaagggCTTCAGGTACTTCGTCATGTCCTTAGCTGTGCTGATGCTTAAGACTGTGGGTTCAGTTACCCTGGCCAAATTTATGAATGTGCTTGTTGAACAAGCCACGCTTGGGAGGAATGTTCAGACCAACACAAGCTGGTGTTGGTATCTGAGACTTCTGCAGGGACGGTTATCTTCATGTGTGCAGAAAAGGCACGGGCTTCAGGAAGGCTTCCTGTTAGTTTGAGCAACAAGCAATGCCTTTCAGTTTCATAAAGGCTTGTCTTGTTTGCTTATTCATGAGAGGGCACTGCAGGTCAAACTGGGGAATTCTTGTTGTTCCAGTCACTAAAACCCAATTAATAAAAAGGTGACATGTCTGCCTGGCTGTAGGTGACTGTCCTTTGTTTTTGGCTTGAGGGGCAGGGCTTGTGGCAGGCTGCAAAATGACTTCTGTGCTGTGGTTCTGACGTGGTGAGGCTTTAAAGCCCTTGTGAGATAGGGGAGTGTGACGTGCGCAGAGATGGCAGCTGTGCCcgaggtggggaggaaggaactAGAAATGGGTTATGGGCTGGTTTTTGTCTGGTCCAGGCGAGTGTGAGCAGCAAAGCGCTCTGCAGTAGCAGTCAGGTACTTGCTTTCCATCCCTGACACTTGGTAGTGACTCTTAACAGCTGTTGGACCTAGAGTGTAGGGGCTGCATCTTCTCACTGGTCACCTTGTGGGGTATTTGGCGTTGTGTGCATGCCTGCTTCTAAACCAGCATCTCTTGCAGGAATGCTTCGGAAACTGGAAATCCAGAAAGAGGAAGATCTGCAGTCGGTGTGTGAAGTGGCTGCCCATGTGTTCAGTGATGGAGTAACAAACTGGGGTCGAGTGGTGACGCTCATCTCGTTCGGTGCCTTTGTTGCGAAACACCTGAAAAGCATAAACCAGGAGAGGTGCATCAGCTCGTTGGCAGGGATCATCACAGATGCACTTGTCTCATCTAAGCGCGAGTGGCTAATGAGCCAGGGAGGCTGGGTAAGTCACTGCCTATCCCAAACACTGCAAGCTTTTCAGAACAATCCAGTATTTTCCCATTTCTGTGACCTGCTCACTGACAACCATGTGtgtcagcaaagcacagaaatgacTCACTGCTCCAGTTAAAACCACAGTCTGAAACATCTAGCTGGAGTTCTGGTTTTTCAGGAGCTCCTTACAATGAGCTGCCTGAAGCAGTCTTAACCTAAAAATGTGCCCCTGCCCAGCATGGAGGGGGCAGCATTCCCAAAGCCAAGTCAATCCCTGGTGTGCTGAGCTTGCTTGGAGCTGGGCCACAGCTGCTTTGGTGCTGTCTCCTGATTGCCGCCTCTGTGGGCCAGGCTGTGGCTGTAATGATTCTGGGGGACTGCACCACAGTGGATGTGCTGAGCAGGCTGTATCCCAGCCCACTCTGCCAGGGAAAAAGGCTTTCCATGCCTTCCTGTCAAAGAAGGGTGGCTGGCAGAAAAAtgactttctcttctttcttctagGAGGGCTTTGTTGACTTCTTTCGAGTCGAGGACCTAGAAGGCAGCATCAGAAATGTACTGATGGCGTTTGCAGGTGTGGCTGGACTAGGAGCGAGCTTGGCCTACATGATCCGGTGAGCCAGGGTATGCTGCAGAGGGACACAACTCTGGGTGGACTGGCTCTGTTTGGGGCTGGCAAGCTGATCACTTCCTACTGTGAGTGCTTATGAAGCTGGACTTGAGTGACCGAAGGAAAATATCTAGGCATCCCCTGAGCAATCCTTTCTGAAGGAGGAAGGTGTGATCTGGTCAGATTGCAGGTACCAATGAGGATTTATTGCTTTgggaagagaaagtggaagaattGATATTCTACTTCCTTCAAGAGGATGATGGAAAGCTGAAGTAGACTGCTTCAGTTTTATCCCGGAGGGAACCAATCTGCTTAGCAGCAAGCCAGTGAGCACCAGCAGCTCTTGTCTGGACTGAAGCCTCCTGGGCTTGGCACGGCAGCTGTGTGTGGAGCAGATGTTTCAGGGTTGTGGGTTTCTGGAAATAGTATCTTCTGCTGATGGTGTCCTGCCTGAACTTGCGGCTTTTCTGTTGGAGCAGAAGCATTGAATGCTGGGTGTTGTGTGAGCCTGTGCCTACACCCAGGTGTGCTGGCAAGGGAGCCTTTGgttgctgctggctctgcacGCATCTGCCCTCTGGAATTGGTAGAGCTGTGCCAGCAGCCAAGATGTGCGACCTGCTGCCAGAACATggggtgctggagccctgcttagCCGCTTCCCTCTCAGCAGGGCTTCAGCCAGGTCACTGAGCAGGCagaggggtgggtggggtgggggggatgggtGAGGTGGGGCTTGAGATGGTAACCACAGCCAGCTGCAGCTTGGCTGCATTGGCCTGTCTGGCTGATCTCTGCTACATTGATGCGACTCGCCACACACAGGCAGTTTAAAAATAGGGAGTGCATTTGTAAGTATGTAAAACCCCACATGGGGTGGGGAGGCTATAGAGAACCTGTAAATATCTATAAATCTGTAGAATATGTACATTTTTACAGAGCTAATGATACAAAAAGGAGGAATTTTGAATGTCGTAGAACTGCTTATGGGTGCATTGCACTTCATTCTTCATGTGAAGTAGCATTTTTGTGGCGAAGCCTTTTCCTGCCTTGACTCCAATTGAGCCTTTCTCTGATGTACTTGAGCAACACTGCAAGGGAGCATAATAAGGATTAGTGGCCTGGTGGACTCTCATTGTGCCCATGGCTTGCTGGCAACAGTtgatgtttctgtttattttaatctttttggtTATTCTAGCCCTTCTAGTGGGTGGGGAGCTGTGGAAGTTGGTATCGGTCACTTCCCTGTCTTCCCTTCGTTTTGATCCTCTAAGCCATGAGTGGAACGAAGCTGATGTTTGAATGTAAATGTTCTGGAGCAGAATAAAACTCGTTGGCTCGGATCCGCAGCTTGTGCAAGTCCGTCGGTGCCGGCCCTGGGCTCAGTCCTTGATCCCCAGCTGGTAACATTGCTTCTTGGTGGGCTTGCAGTGCTCATCCATCTTGTGCCCTCTGACTGTCGATTGGTTGGTTCTTGGGAGCTCTACTCTGTGGGATTGGGTCCCACACAGCAAGGAACATCCTCGTCCATGGTGTTTGACCTGCAGCCCAAGTGATGCCCAATGGAAACCCAAGTGGAGAGCTGAAAGGTGGTGCTATTGTCAGGCCTGCTTGTTTGCTGAACGAGCACTTAGTTTTGTCAaataaatgtctcttgttctcaTTCCTCTAGTATAAAACTTGCTGTTTCCTATAACGAGATGCTGACATGCTGGATgttcttgctctgctttgctggTGTGGGCCTGTTTGCACAGATGCTGCCTGTGGGGCACCCCACAGCCTCTTGCTTATTAGAAAGATAAGCTGTGGGCTATGGAAAACTGCTCTGGGTGTCTTGTGTCACCCATCGGGGCTCCCCAGAGCTGCTGTGTACTGAGATGCTCTTCTCCGTCACTGTGTACGTGGGTGGGGAAAGTCCATGAGGTGCCTCGTG
Coding sequences:
- the MCL1 gene encoding induced myeloid leukemia cell differentiation protein Mcl-1 gives rise to the protein MFAVKRNAVIGFNLYCGGGPALAPASPGGRPAPPPPPAAAAEVPGTLIGSVGAWAAAGRPEHPRALVGCGAAPRAALPPAARPGALWSPEEELDGCEPEAERGPAGDSLPGTPPGPPEPPDGLRQDSLELISRYLREAAGEAEPAVKKLFPGLLGGPGRPGGSGDAVMEKALETLRRVGDGVMQKHELAFQGMLRKLEIQKEEDLQSVCEVAAHVFSDGVTNWGRVVTLISFGAFVAKHLKSINQERCISSLAGIITDALVSSKREWLMSQGGWEGFVDFFRVEDLEGSIRNVLMAFAGVAGLGASLAYMIR